In Bradyrhizobium sp. 195, the sequence AAGCTGGTCGGCGTCGTCTCGGAAGGAGATTTCATCCGCCGCAGCGAAATCGGCACCGGGCGCAAGCGCGGACGCTGGCTGCGGTTCATCCTTGGTCCAGGCAAATCCGCCAGTGACTTCGTCCACGAGCACGGCCGCAAGGTCGCGGAGGTGATGACCGACTCGGTCGTGACCATCACGGAGGATAAGGCGCTCGCCGAGATCGTCGACCTCATGGAGCGCAACAACGTGAAGCGACTGCCGGTGGTGCGCGGCGACCAGGTCGTCGGGATCGTATCCCGCGCCAACCTGCTGCAGGCGGTGGCGGGGCTCGCCCGCGAAGTGCGGGATCCGACGGCAGACGACGACCACATTCGCAACCGCATCATCGACACCATGGAGAAGAACGATTGGTGCCCGTTCGGACTGAACGTCATCGTCCGCGACGGCATCGTTCACCTCAGCGGCGTCATCTCCGAAGAGCGCACGCGGCAGGCCGCGATCGTCGCAGCGGAGAACGTCGAGGGTGTGAAGAAGGTGCACGACCATCTGTGCTGGGTCGACACCATGTCGGGCATCTATCTGAACTCGCCCGAGGATGACGAGCTCGCCAAGGCTAGCTGAGAAGGCGAGTTGAGCCGAGCTGAGTCAGCGCGGAATGACGGCGGTGGCCTCGATCTCGACGCGCGCCGCCTTCTCGACGAGGCGCACCACCTGCACCAGTGCCATCGCGGGGTAATGCGCCCCGAAAATCGCACGGTAGATCTTGCCGAGCTCCTTCAAGTTCGACAGGTACTCTTCCATGTCGACGACGTACCAGGTCAACCGCACGAGGTGCTCTGGTCGCGCACCGGCCTCGGCCATGATAGCGGCGATGTTGCTCAGGGTCTGGTGCACCTGCGCAACGAAGCCTTCCGCGAGACGCTCTTCGGCATCCCAGCCGATCACCCCGCCGGTGACGACGATGCGGCCCTCGGCGGCCATGCCATTGGCATAGCCCTTCGGCATCGGCCACCCCGACGGCTGGAGCACCTGCACCCGCGAACGGGTGTCATCGTCGGCTGCGGTCGGCAGCACCGCGAGCTGCGGGCCCTTCGGCGTCGTCACGGGCAATTCTCCATCCTTATCATTCCACCGCGACGCCCGAGGACGTCACCGCGGCCTGCGCCAGTTGCCGCAGGGTAAAGCGCTTCAATTTTCCGGTCTCGGTCTTCGGCAGTTGCGTCACGAACTCGATCGCGCGCGGATATTTGTACGGCGCGATCTCGCGTTTGACATGTTCCTGCAACTCGGTCACCAGCTGCGCGTCCGGTGTCACGCCGGGCGCCGCGACGACATAGGCCTTCACGATCATGCCGCGCGCCTCGTCCGGGGCACCAACCACACCGCACTCGGCGACCGCCGGATGCGTGAGCAGTGCCGCCTCGACGTCCGTGCCGGCGATATTGTAGCCCGCCGACACGATCATGTCGTCGGAGCGGGACTGGTACCAGAAATAGCCGTCGCCATCCATCAGATAGGTGTCGCCGGTGATGTTCCAGCCGTCCTGGACGTATTTGCGCTGGCGCTCGTCGGCGAGATAGCGGCAACCGGTCGGCCCGCGCACCGCGAGCTTCCCCATGGTGCCCGGCGGAACGCCACGGCCCTCATCATCGACGATCTTGGCTTCATAGCCCGGCACGGGCTTTCCGGTGGCGCCGGGACGGATCTCGTCCTCGGTTGCGCTGATGAAGATGTGCAGCAGCTCGGTCGAGCCGATGCCGTCCATCAGTTTGATGCCGGTGGCCTTGAGCCAGGCATCGAAGGTTGGCTTGGGCAGCGTCTCGCCTGCGGAAACACATTTGCGAAGCGAGGAGATGTCGTGGCCCGACAGCTTGCCGATCATCGCCCGGTATGCGGTCGGCGCCGTGAAGCAGACCGTGGTCTTGTATTGCTCGATCGCCGCCAGCATGTCGTCCGGCGTCGTTTTCTCCAGCACGACGAAGGAGGCGCCGATATGCATCGGAAACAGCACGCCGCCGAAGCCGAACGTGAACGCGAGCGGCGCCGAGCCGATGAAGCGATCCTTCTGCTCGGCCCGCAAGATATTGCGCGCATAGCCGTCGCAGACCGCGAGCATGTCGCGATGGAAATGCATGGTGCCTTTGGGATCGCCTGTGGTGCCCGACGTGAAAGCGATCAGGCAGACATCGTCCGAGGCGGTATCGACGGCCTTGAATTCCGCGCTAGCGCCGGCAATCAGCGCTTCGAGCGAGTCCGCCGCGCCATTGCCCCAATAAACGACCCGTCTGAGAGTCGGCGCAGCCGCTTTCGCCTTCTCCATTTCTTCGGCAAGCTTGCCGTCGCACAGCGCCAGCGCAATCTCCGCCTTCTGAATCGGATAGGACAGCTCCTTGGCGCGGAGCAGCGGCATCGTCGCCACGACGATGCCGCCGGCCTTGATGACCGCGAGATAGGTCGCGACCATCATGGGGTTGTTGGCCGAGCGCAACAGCACGCGCCCGCCGGGGATGAGACCAAGCTCGCCGACCAGCACGTTGGCGAGGCGGTTCACGAGTGCCTGCAGCTCGCGATAGGTGTAGCTGACGGTGGGGCTGATGACGCAGGGCGCATTGCCATGCCCCTGCTCGACCCAGCGATCGAGGAAGTAGCTGACGCAATTCAATCGAGGCGGATAGCGCAGCTCCGGCCGCGTGAAGATGAACTCGGGCCAGAGTTCGCGCGGCGGCAGATGCTGCTGCGCAAACGTATCGACATGGGCCGTCGCAGCGTTGCCGTCATGCGAGCCCGTCACTTGAACCTTGGCGGCGTTGGCCATCGCACGCTCCTTTCAGCATGGATTGCACCCGGCAGCACGATCTGGAAAACATTTTAGGCTTAAAACAATTTGGCGCAATAGCGGATTTTGGGCATGCCGTGCTTTTTCCTGCGGCAAAAGGGATTGGGCGGCCTGCCGGCCCCGTGCTTACGGCCGGCGGCGCGCGGCCGATTTCTGCGCCGACGCCTTGGTCTTGGCGAGGAGGCGCATCAATTCGCGCACATCCTTCGGCGAGAGATCGGCGAAGAGATCGGCGATCCAGGTCTCGTGCTCCGCAGCCATCCTGCGGAACTCGGCGCGGCCGAGCTTCGTGAGGCGGATCACCTGGACACGGCGATCCGTCTCCGAAGTACGTCGATCGAGATGGCCGGATTCCACGAGGCGCTCGACGAGACCGGTGACGTTGCCGTTCGACACCATCATCCGCTTGGAGACATCGGACAGCGTCATGCCATCGGGCGCCTTGTCGAGCTGCGCCATCAGATCGAAGCGGGGCAGCGTGACGTCGAACCGCTGCCGCAGCCGGCCGCGAACCTCGCCCTCGATCAGGGTCGTACAGGTCAGGAGGCGCAACCACAGCCGAAGCTCTTCGGCGTGGTCTTCCGGCGTTTCGACGGCCTTGGTCTCGGAATCGAGCATCTCGGTGCGGTCACTCTCGGCGGGCATTGGCGCCGGCACGGATTCCCCAACATTTTGAGCTTCAAATAAATTGAAGCCGGCCGCAAGTCCAAAGCTGCAACAATCGACCGCACGTGAATTTCTTTAGGCTTCAAATAATTGGCGCGACGCTTGCATGCGCACTGCCGCTCGAATGGCGACGTCTTGAGCTTGCTTGCCGCGGCAGCCATCATCGGCATAAGCTTGGATCGGAGTACGCGGCCTGCAGCGCTCGCCGATAGTCACGAGGGAAAGATCATGAAGACGCAAATGACCTTGGCCGCAGCCACCGTGCTGCTTGGCGCCGCGATGACCCCAGCCCTCGCCGAGGAGAAGATCAAGCTGGGCGTGATCGTGACCCTGTCGGGGCCCGCGGCCGCGCTGGGTCAGCAGGTTCGCGACGGCTTTGCGCTCGCGGTGAAGGATCTCGGCAGCAAGATGGGCGGCCGTGACGTCGAGGTCGTCGTGGTCGACGACGAACTGAAGCCGGACGCGGCGGTGACCAAGGCCAAGGGCCTCCTGGAACGCGACAAGGTCGACTTCGTGATCGGCCCGATCTTCTCCAACATCCTGCAGGCGATCCACCGGCCCGTGACGGAATCGAAGACCTTCCTGATCAGCCCCAATGCCGGCCCGTCGACGTTCGCCGGCAAGGACTGCAACCCCTTCTTCTATGTGACCTCGTATCAGAACGATCAGGTGCACGAGATCCTCGGCAAGGTGGCGCAGGATCGCGGCTACAAGCGCATGTACCTGATGGTGCCGAATTATCAGGCCGGCAAGGATTCCGTGGCGGGCTTCAAGCTCGACTACAAGGGCGAGATCGTCGAGGAATCCTACATGCCGCTGAACACGCTGGACTTCCAGCCTGAGTTGTCCAAGATCTCGTCGCAGAAGCCCGATGCCCTCTTCACGTTCATGCCGGGCGGCCTCGGCGTGAATCTGGTCAAGCAATACCGGCAGGCCGGGCTCGCCGACAGCATTCCGGTGCTCTCGGCGTTCACGGTGGATGAATCGACCCTGCCGGCACAGCAGGACGCGGCCGTCGGCATGTTCGGCGGCGCGAACTGGGCTCCCAACCTCGACAATCCCCAGAACAAGAAGTTCGTCGCCTCCTACGAGGCCGCCTACAACGTCGTGCCCGGCACCTACGCCTTCCAGGCGTATGACGCCGCGATGTTGATCGACAGTGCGGTCAAGGCCGTGAAGGGCGATCTCTCGAACAAGGACGCCGTCCGGACCGCGCTGAAGAAGGCCGACTTCACCTCGCTGCGCGGCGCCTTCAAGTTTAACACCAATGGCTATCCGATCCAGGATTTCTATCTGACCAAGGTCGCCAAGCGTTCGGACGGCAAGTTCCAGACCGAGATCGTCCAGAAGGTCTTCGAAAATTATGGCGACCGCTATGCCAAGGACTGCAAGGCGAACTAGGTGGTGTGGACACTTATCGCATCCATAAGACGATGGCAGCGAGGGTGACGACGGCACGGTAGTTTCGGGCGGTCTTCTCGAAGCGGGTTGCGACGCGGCGGAACTGCTTGAGTTTTGAGAAGCAGCATTCGACGAGATGGCGCTGGGCATAAAGATGCTTGTCGAGCGGGTATTTGATCGCACGTGACGGATTGTTGGGAATGACGGCCATCGCTCCCTTGGCAGCGATGGCTTGGCGCAAGTGATCGGCATCATAGGCCGTATCGGCCATGACGACCTCGGCGGGCAAGCCGTCGATCAATGCGGCGGCTTGCGGTGCATCACCCTTCTGACCTGCGGTAAGCATGAGCCGCACGGGACATCCCAAGCCTCGAACGGCCATATGTATCTTGGTGCTCAGGCCCCCGCGCGAGCGGCCGATCGCTTGATCTTCCACTTGATCTTCAGACCCCCTTTTTGGCCCCGGCGGCGTGCTGATGCGCCCGAACGATGGTGGAATCGACGATCAGATATTCGAAGTCCGGATCATCAGACATCGCCTCGAAGATCCGCCACCAAACACCCTTGATGCTCCATCGACTGAAGCGCCGGAACACGCTGTTCCAATCTCCAAACGCCTCTGGAAGATCACGCCAGGGAGAGCCTGTTCGTACGATCCACAGCACACCTTCCACGAACATCCGGTTGTCGCGCCCGGTGGAGCCTTTCTGATCGGGGCGACCTATGATGAGCGGCGCCATCCGTTCCCACGCCGCGTCGCTCAACACCAAACGGTCCATCACACCCAAGGCGGCCTCCCAAAAAGAAGCCTTGAATCTGATTTGCTCCTAAAAGGGAATCCTTAGAGTCCACACGACCTAAGCCATGTATCGCGTTACGGGAGGACTGCAATGAAGAGTGAAATCACCGGCATCACGCGGGCCAATGAAGGGATCCAGGGCATTTCCTGGAACATCCTCGGCCAGACCTATGTGCCGAAGAGCAATACCGAGCACAGCTTCTCCTGGCATGCGACCTTGCCGCCGGGCACGTTCGTGCCGCCGCACATCCATCCCGACCAGGATGAGTATCTCTACATGCTCGAGGGCAAGCTCGACTTCGTGCTCGGCAATTCGGAGTCGCAGGCGACCGCGGGCGATTTGATCCGGCTCGGCATGGGCGTGCCGCACGGCATCTTCAACAAGTCGGAGCAGACCGCAAAGGTGCTGTTCTGGGTGTCGCCGACCAAAAAGCTGTTCGACCTGTTCTGGGGCCTTCACAACATGAAGGAGCAGAAGCCGGAGGACGTCGTGGCGATGGCCGCCGAGTTCAACATCCACTTCCTGCCGCCGCCGCCCGGCGCCGGCTAGCGGCGCGTCTTACGCACGGACCGCAGCAAGTCCCGGCACGGCGGCGAAGCCGGCCTTGGTGGCATAGCCGCGTACGATCGCCTCGCGCTGGGAATAGCTCAGGACGTTGTCGACGTTGTCGAATCCATCTGGCGCGAGCTGCTCGACGGCGTCGATGACGCCCTCGGGACCGCCGCGTCGGTTGGAGCGGACGATGTCGGCCGTCATCGGCAGACGCTTCTTCTCGTATTCGAGCAGCGCTTGGCGCGGATGCTCGGCGCGCACCAGCGCGTCCGCAAGGCAGCGCGCATCGAGGATCGCCTGTGACGCGCCATTGGAGCCGACCGGATACATGGGATGCGCGGCGTCGCCGAGCAGCGTGACGCGTCCGGACGACCAGTATGGCAAAGGATCGCGGTCGCAGGTCGGATATTCATAGAATTCGGGCGTCGCCGAGATCAGGCTCTTCACATCGACATAGGGCACCGAGAAGCGCGCCACGTGCGGCATCAGCTCTTCGCGGCGGCCCGGCCGCGACCAGTCTTCTTTCCGCGGCGGCGGCGCGTTGCCCTCGCCCACCTTCACCAGCACGGCCCAGTTGGTCAGGCGGCTCGCCGGGCTCGATCCTTCCGCGATCGGATAGATCACCACCTTGGCATTGAGGCCGCCGGCCACGATCATGGATTTGCCAGTGAGGAACAGCGGCCAGTCGCGCGCACCGCGCCATAGCATCAGGCCATTCCAGCACGGCGGGCCTTCGTTCGGGAACAACGTCTCGCGGACGCGGGAATGGATGCCGTCGGCACCGATCAGGATATCGCCGCGCGCCGTGTGAATGTGCGCGCCTGCACGATCGAAGAAGTAAGCGGTGACGCCGCCCTCGTCCTGCGTGAACGCACCGAGCCGGCAGCCAGTGTGAATCGCCTCCTGACCGAGCCGTTCCTCAACGGCGCGATGGATGACGCCCTGGAGGCGGCCGCGATGGATCGAGAATTGCGGCACGTCGTGGCCGGCGTCGATGCCGCGGGCTTCGCGCCAGACCTCCTGGCCGTGGCGGTT encodes:
- a CDS encoding flavin-dependent oxidoreductase, translated to MKAIIVGGGIGGLTTALMLRSRGLDCEIFEQADTIRELGVGINTLPHAMRELAGLGLLQKLDDVAIRTDQLYYLNRHGQEVWREARGIDAGHDVPQFSIHRGRLQGVIHRAVEERLGQEAIHTGCRLGAFTQDEGGVTAYFFDRAGAHIHTARGDILIGADGIHSRVRETLFPNEGPPCWNGLMLWRGARDWPLFLTGKSMIVAGGLNAKVVIYPIAEGSSPASRLTNWAVLVKVGEGNAPPPRKEDWSRPGRREELMPHVARFSVPYVDVKSLISATPEFYEYPTCDRDPLPYWSSGRVTLLGDAAHPMYPVGSNGASQAILDARCLADALVRAEHPRQALLEYEKKRLPMTADIVRSNRRGGPEGVIDAVEQLAPDGFDNVDNVLSYSQREAIVRGYATKAGFAAVPGLAAVRA
- a CDS encoding CBS domain-containing protein; translated protein: MRAHQIMTRSVISVNPDTSIVEAANIMLKRHVSGLTVVDDTGKLVGVVSEGDFIRRSEIGTGRKRGRWLRFILGPGKSASDFVHEHGRKVAEVMTDSVVTITEDKALAEIVDLMERNNVKRLPVVRGDQVVGIVSRANLLQAVAGLAREVRDPTADDDHIRNRIIDTMEKNDWCPFGLNVIVRDGIVHLSGVISEERTRQAAIVAAENVEGVKKVHDHLCWVDTMSGIYLNSPEDDELAKAS
- a CDS encoding MarR family winged helix-turn-helix transcriptional regulator is translated as MPAESDRTEMLDSETKAVETPEDHAEELRLWLRLLTCTTLIEGEVRGRLRQRFDVTLPRFDLMAQLDKAPDGMTLSDVSKRMMVSNGNVTGLVERLVESGHLDRRTSETDRRVQVIRLTKLGRAEFRRMAAEHETWIADLFADLSPKDVRELMRLLAKTKASAQKSAARRRP
- a CDS encoding RidA family protein → MTTPKGPQLAVLPTAADDDTRSRVQVLQPSGWPMPKGYANGMAAEGRIVVTGGVIGWDAEERLAEGFVAQVHQTLSNIAAIMAEAGARPEHLVRLTWYVVDMEEYLSNLKELGKIYRAIFGAHYPAMALVQVVRLVEKAARVEIEATAVIPR
- a CDS encoding benzoate-CoA ligase family protein translates to MANAAKVQVTGSHDGNAATAHVDTFAQQHLPPRELWPEFIFTRPELRYPPRLNCVSYFLDRWVEQGHGNAPCVISPTVSYTYRELQALVNRLANVLVGELGLIPGGRVLLRSANNPMMVATYLAVIKAGGIVVATMPLLRAKELSYPIQKAEIALALCDGKLAEEMEKAKAAAPTLRRVVYWGNGAADSLEALIAGASAEFKAVDTASDDVCLIAFTSGTTGDPKGTMHFHRDMLAVCDGYARNILRAEQKDRFIGSAPLAFTFGFGGVLFPMHIGASFVVLEKTTPDDMLAAIEQYKTTVCFTAPTAYRAMIGKLSGHDISSLRKCVSAGETLPKPTFDAWLKATGIKLMDGIGSTELLHIFISATEDEIRPGATGKPVPGYEAKIVDDEGRGVPPGTMGKLAVRGPTGCRYLADERQRKYVQDGWNITGDTYLMDGDGYFWYQSRSDDMIVSAGYNIAGTDVEAALLTHPAVAECGVVGAPDEARGMIVKAYVVAAPGVTPDAQLVTELQEHVKREIAPYKYPRAIEFVTQLPKTETGKLKRFTLRQLAQAAVTSSGVAVE
- a CDS encoding ABC transporter substrate-binding protein yields the protein MKTQMTLAAATVLLGAAMTPALAEEKIKLGVIVTLSGPAAALGQQVRDGFALAVKDLGSKMGGRDVEVVVVDDELKPDAAVTKAKGLLERDKVDFVIGPIFSNILQAIHRPVTESKTFLISPNAGPSTFAGKDCNPFFYVTSYQNDQVHEILGKVAQDRGYKRMYLMVPNYQAGKDSVAGFKLDYKGEIVEESYMPLNTLDFQPELSKISSQKPDALFTFMPGGLGVNLVKQYRQAGLADSIPVLSAFTVDESTLPAQQDAAVGMFGGANWAPNLDNPQNKKFVASYEAAYNVVPGTYAFQAYDAAMLIDSAVKAVKGDLSNKDAVRTALKKADFTSLRGAFKFNTNGYPIQDFYLTKVAKRSDGKFQTEIVQKVFENYGDRYAKDCKAN
- a CDS encoding cupin domain-containing protein, producing MKSEITGITRANEGIQGISWNILGQTYVPKSNTEHSFSWHATLPPGTFVPPHIHPDQDEYLYMLEGKLDFVLGNSESQATAGDLIRLGMGVPHGIFNKSEQTAKVLFWVSPTKKLFDLFWGLHNMKEQKPEDVVAMAAEFNIHFLPPPPGAG